The nucleotide sequence GCGAGTCGCCCTTGATAACCGCTGGCGTTTCTGGCGCCACGGCGTAGGTAATCTCAAGCCCTTTTTCTTCGGCCCGCAAAGCGGTCACGGAAGACACGGTCTCCAGCACAGATTCCAGCCGGAACGGAATCCCCTCCAGCGTCAGCCCGCCAGCTTCGATCTTCGAGAAATCCAGAATGTCATTGATGATGCCCAGCAGCACATTGGCAGATTCATTGATCTTTTCCAGATAGTTGCGCTGCCTAGGGTCCAGATTCGTTCGCATCGCCAGCCGCGCCATGCCAATGACGGAATTCATGGGCGTGCGAATTTCATGGCTCATGGTGGCCAGAAAATCGCTCTTGGCACGCTCTGCTGATTCGGCCGAATCCTTGGCGGCACGCAAGGCGTCTGCCACCTCGCGCTCTGTCGTCACATCGCGGGCAATGCCATCCCACACAACGCCGCCACCGCGCATATAGCGCAGCGCAGCGCGGCAGTGAATCCAGATGACCGCCCCCGAGGTGATGTGCAAGGGGAAAACTTCGTCCAGCACTTCCCCTGGGCGATCCGCATAGCGCAGCAACTGCATCAGATGCTGCACGCTTTCTGCAGGCAACGCCGCAATCAGCTTGCGCGGATTGAGCAGGACTTCGCTGGCCGAAAGTCCGGTCAATTTTTCCAGCCCCGCGCTCAGAAAGGTCAGACTCAGGTAGCGCCGTGAATCCCGCTCCATTCTGAAGATCACACCGGATGGCAGATTGTCGGCCAGCGCAATCAGGCGATCACGCTGCTCCTTGCGCTCACTGATGTCCTGCAGCACACCAATGATCTTGACAACTTCCCCATGATCATCAAACACAGGGTTGGCGCGCACATAGGCAGAAAAAGTGCTGCCATCTACGCGCAAGTGCTCAACCTCCATGGCGTAAGGCACGCCGGTCGCCACACAGTTTTCGACGGCTGCTTCGATTCTCTGGGCGCTTTCCGGCAGCAGCCGGGTGCCCAGCGTGTGCAAAGGAATGCCGTCAGGTTCGGCTTCAATGCCATACAAGGTGGACAGCATTTCAGAAGAAGTCAGAACACCCGTCTTGACATCCAGCGACCAGTGCCCCAGCTTGGCCTGACGCTCTGCCGCACGCAGCACCTCGTTGTTTTCCTGCGCCAGTCGCGCCGCACTGCGGCTTTCTTCCAGGCTCTTGTGAAGCACCTTGTCAGCCTTGTCGAGGCTGACGCGCAATGCCTCAAACTCCGCAATGAATGACGGAGGAACATCGTCATCAATGCTCTGCTCTGCAGCGGCGTGCCCGGTGGCAATGCGCTGCGCTCTGTCGGCCAGGTGCCGAATGGGGCGCAGCGCCCGCTGCACCAGCCAAATAGCCAGCAGCAGCGCACAAAGAATGGTCGCAGTCGATGTAATCAGCATGACCATCATGGGCTGGCGCCAGCGCTGATCGAAACTGGAGGCGCTTTCCCCAACCACTGCTACCCAGCCTGGTGTTCCAGCAATCGCCTGAAACGCAAACATGATCTGCTTGCCCTCCAGAGTCTGCGCCTTGAAAGAGCCGCTCTCGCTGCCCAGTTGCTTGAGCGCCTTCCAGTCCGGCACGGGCTTGCCAATGAAGCGCTGACCATCCACAGAGCGCCCCATGATCCGGCCGCTTCCATCAGTCACAGCCAGGATCACCGAAAGATTGTTTTCGCTGTGCTTGGACAGAGAATGAATCAGGTCTGCAGGCGAAGTGATCAACGTGGCCACCCGCACCCGAGCGCTGCCACTGATCTCGGGCACCGCAAGCACGACTTGCAGCCCGCCAGCCTTGCCTGCGCTTTCAATAATATTGGACACCTGAGGCCGCCCGCTCTGCGCAGCAGCAATCGTCAGATCTTTGACGACCTGCTCTTCAGGGCCGCCGCCCACAAACTGCCAGCTTCCCTGCTTGCCACTGACTTCATACAGCTCATAACGCCCATTGGCAAAACTGGACGCGCCTCTGTGCTCCAGCTGCTCGCCAGCGGAGTGCAGTTCCGCAAGGTTGAGCAGGACGCTGGAGGTCAGTTCCAGCTCATTAGCCGTAGAGCGTGCCACCGTGCGCGCCGTCTCCAGCAACTGACGGGTGCTGGCTTCGTTGAAGGACTTGCTGGTGTTGAACAGCGTCGCCATGACCACGCCCAGCGTCGGCACCAGCACCAGCAAGACGATGCCAATGATGGTCAGTCTGAGCGATGGCTGTCTCAACAAATCAAGCATGCGCTTGGGCATGAAGGCGTCCCTCTGATATGGGCAGCGGCGGCACTGCCTGTTATGTACTGACTCCAATCAAGAATACCCGTTCTGGGTGCAGGTGCACCCAGGGAGTCAATGCAGATTCACTATCAGAAAACCCACTTCAATACACAAACCATCAACCACGCAGATAGCGGTGAACGCCTTGCGCCGCATGTACCCCCGAGGACAGGCAGGCCGTGAGCAGATAGCCACCGGTCGGTGCCTCCCAGTCCAGCATCTCGCCGGCGCAAAACACGCCGGGCAAGGCGGTGCACATACCATTGGCGTCCAGCGCTTCAAAGCGCACGCCGCCAGCAGTGCTGATGGCCTCATCCATGGGGCGCGGCGCAGTCACCGTAACGGGAACAGCCTTGATGGTGCGCGCCAGACGTGGCAAATCCGCCATGCCATCCTTGCCCAGCACCTCATACAAAAGCCCCGCCTTGATGCCATCAAGACCCAGGCGCCCCTTCAAATGACTGCTTAGGCTGCGCGAGCCGCGGGGGCGCAACACTTCCTGCTCCACACGCTCGGCACTCCACTGCGGCAGCAAGTCCAGCTCAAACTGCGCACTGCCCGCCTTGGCAATACGCTCACGCAGCAAGGCCGAGACTGCATAGATCAGGCTACCTTCAACCCCTGTTTCGGTGGCCACGAATTCGCCTTGGCGTTCAAACACCGTGCCAGATTCATCGGCATGGCGCAGCACGACTGACTTGAACGGCTGCCCGGCAAAGCGCTGGCTGAACACCGCACTCCAGCCTGCTTCTCGCCCATCGGCCCAGCCCACATCAAAGCCGCAGTTAGACGGCTGAAGCGCCGCCATATCCACACCGCGCTGCTGCAGCCAGGGGAACCAGGCTCCATCCGAGCCCAGCCTGGCCCAGCTGCCGCCGCCCGTGGCCAGCACCAGCACCCTGCACTGCACTTTCAACTGCGACTGCTCACGCTGAAAAACAGGCAACGAATCATCACCCCAACCCAGCCAGCGGTGGCGCATATGAAATACAACACCTTGCGCCTTGATACGGGCCAGCCATCCGCGCAGCAAGGGAGCCGCCTTCATATCAGCAGGGAACACACGCCCCGAGGTTCCCACAAAGGTATCGAACCCCAGGCCCTTGACCCACTCGCGCAAGGCATCACTGCCCCAGTGGCGCAGCAAAGGCTCCAGCTGGGCGCTGCGTGCCCCATACCGGGTCACAAAATGGGCAAAGTCTTCCGAGTGGGTGAGGTTGAGCCCGCCCTTGCCAGCCATCAGGAACTTGCGCGCTGGCGAAGCCTTGGCCTCAAACACATGCACAGACAGACCCGATTGCGCCAGTTGCTCGGCCACCATCAAACCGGCGGGACCTGCACCCACCACCGCCACATCACAGCTCAGCACCTCATCGGTCGCCACAGGCTCCGAAACATTCATAGTTCTCTATATCCATTCAACATGCGGCGGCCGATATTCAACTTCCTGCCGCCAAAGGCTGCGCAGAATACCACCGCCCCTATTTCGGCGATAAGACTGGCACTATTGCCGCCATAGCAGCAAACAACCGCCCACACAGCACAGCGGGAGATGAGTTTCTGTCACAATGAAATTCACAAGGCGGATATTTCACCGCTCTTTTGATTTTTGACTCAAGAAAATCCAGGACTACAAATGGCTAGCGAATTGATCAAGCACATCACTGATGCAAGCTTTGAATCTGACGTACTGCAACCCGGCACCACGGTTCTCGTGGACTACTGGGCTGAATGGTGCGGCCCCTGCAAGATGATTGCCCCCATCCTGGACGAGACTGCCGAAAGCTACAAAGGCAAGGTGCAGATCGCCAAGATGAACGTGGACGAAAACCGTGAAATCCCTGCCAAGTTCGGCATTCGCGGCATTCCTACACTGATGCTGTTCAAGGATGGTCAACTGGCCGCCACCAAGGTGGGTGCGCTGAACAAGACCCAGCTGTCCGCTTTCCTGGACCAGCACATCTAAAGCACATGCTTCATGACAAGGCCTCTTTCAGGCCTTGTTCTTTTTGAGCCGCAAGCACACATTGCGCTCTGTTTTCTCAGGCGTTCGCAGAACACGGTGAACACCGAGGGCTCGCCCTCAAAAAATCCTTGCAGTCCGCACTGATTTTCCTGTCATAATGTACAAATCGCCGGCTGCCGCAGTAGCCGCGCTGAATTTTCTTCAGGCAAGCCTGCCCACTTTCACAGTGTTTCGTTAGGCCCTACGCCTCCCCCTCTGGTTATTCCTCACTCCACACTTGGAGTTATTTCATGCACCTTAATGAACTCAAGGCACTGCACGTGTCTGAAGTCTTGAAGCAGGCCGAAGCGCTTGAGATCGAAAACGTCGGTCGCATGCGCAAGCAGGAACTGATGTTCGCCATCATCAAAAAGCGTGCAAAGGCCGGTGAACAGGTCTTTGCCGATGGCGTGCTCGAAATCCTGCCCGATGGTTTTGGCTTTCTGCGTAGCCCCGACACCAGCTACACCGCCAGCACGGACGACATCTACATCTCCCCCAGCCAGGTTCGTCGCTTCAATCTGCACACCGGCGACATGATCGAAGGCGAAGTGCGCATCCCCAAGGATGGCGAGCGCTACTTTGCCCTGACCAAGCTCGACAAAGTCAACGGCAACCCACCCGAGCAGAACAAGCACAAGGTGCTGTTCGAAAACCTGACCCCGCTGTTCCCCAAGCAGCAGATGCGCCTAGAACGCGACATCAAGGGTGAAGAGAACATCACCGGCCGCATCATCGACATCATCGCCCCCATTGGCCGCGGCCAGCGCGCGCTGATTGTTGCCCCTCCCAAGAGCGGCAAGACCATGATGATGCAAAGCATTGCCCACGCCATCACGGCCAACTACCCCGATGTGCACCTGATGGTGCTGCTGGTGGACGAGCGCCCTGAAGAAGTGACGGAAATGCAGCGCTCCGTGAAGGGCGAAATCATTGCCTCCACCTTCGACGAGCCAGCCACCCGCCACGTTCACGTGGCCGAAATGGTGATCGAGCGCGCCAAGCGTCTGGTCGAACTGGGCAAGGACGTGGTCATCCTGCTGGACTCCATTACCCGTCTGGCCCGCGCCTACAACAACGTCGTGCCTTCGTCGGGCAAGGTGCTGTCTGGCGGTGTGGACTCCAACGCTCTGCAACGCCCCAAGCGCTTCTTTGGCGCAGCCCGCAATGTGGAAGAAGGCGGCTCGCTGACCATCATTGCCACAGCACTGGTCGATACCGGTAGCCGCATGGACGAAGTGATCTTTGAAGAATTCAAGGGCACAGGCAACAGCGAACTGCACCTGAACCGTCGCCTCTATGAAAAGCGCGTGTTCCCTGCCATCGAACTCAACAAGAGTGGCACCCGTCGTGAAGAATTGCTGCTCTCGCCAGAGATTCTGCAAAAGACCCGCATCCTGCGCCAGTTCATGTACAACATGGACGAGATCGAGACCATGGAACTCATGATCAAGAACATGAAGGCC is from Comamonas fluminis and encodes:
- a CDS encoding response regulator, with protein sequence MPKRMLDLLRQPSLRLTIIGIVLLVLVPTLGVVMATLFNTSKSFNEASTRQLLETARTVARSTANELELTSSVLLNLAELHSAGEQLEHRGASSFANGRYELYEVSGKQGSWQFVGGGPEEQVVKDLTIAAAQSGRPQVSNIIESAGKAGGLQVVLAVPEISGSARVRVATLITSPADLIHSLSKHSENNLSVILAVTDGSGRIMGRSVDGQRFIGKPVPDWKALKQLGSESGSFKAQTLEGKQIMFAFQAIAGTPGWVAVVGESASSFDQRWRQPMMVMLITSTATILCALLLAIWLVQRALRPIRHLADRAQRIATGHAAAEQSIDDDVPPSFIAEFEALRVSLDKADKVLHKSLEESRSAARLAQENNEVLRAAERQAKLGHWSLDVKTGVLTSSEMLSTLYGIEAEPDGIPLHTLGTRLLPESAQRIEAAVENCVATGVPYAMEVEHLRVDGSTFSAYVRANPVFDDHGEVVKIIGVLQDISERKEQRDRLIALADNLPSGVIFRMERDSRRYLSLTFLSAGLEKLTGLSASEVLLNPRKLIAALPAESVQHLMQLLRYADRPGEVLDEVFPLHITSGAVIWIHCRAALRYMRGGGVVWDGIARDVTTEREVADALRAAKDSAESAERAKSDFLATMSHEIRTPMNSVIGMARLAMRTNLDPRQRNYLEKINESANVLLGIINDILDFSKIEAGGLTLEGIPFRLESVLETVSSVTALRAEEKGLEITYAVAPETPAVIKGDSLRLGQVITNLLGNAIKFTEHGDVVVSVSPVWDEQGLSRKLLFSIRDTGIGMSADQIQSLFSPFAQAQTDISRRYGGTGLGLAISKRLVELMGGEIWVESEVGLGSTFFFTILIEEVAVESAEHHVRNQVAVNLRGRRILICDDSASARQALTDMVEGFGMQTTVVASGQDALRVLRIETSRGRPFDVVLLDWRMPVMDGVETARHIKSDAQLEHMPAVLMVTAYGQEAMMQASSDIGLQGVLLKPVTQSVLFNTLLNVFCRPVSAGDLPVKSSSAYVPSDLTAYAALQGKRVLVADDNALNREVATDFLEYVGVQVVTAVDGRDAIRQLQNHEVDAVLMDIHMPEMNGLEATREIRRHARWLQLPIIALTAQTRSEDQLLSREAGMNGHLTKPIEEVALYSTLMQWCVDKSKVVADESPRRTVDEAPTDAAIFSRLSSSPQRKANLLRGFLDDFNNLPQDYRDLLRRGALPELGELVHRIKGSAGYLDSEQLCRVADVIERAARNANIEVVQDLSEEFLRLVKDCLDRVDQGLRMLVSQTAAPEPGPAQAELLQDLLQRALPLVKSGDFEAKALLEALVRDTANTDHSQLAQQALDAFDDLEIEQAAELLMQLRSRLG
- a CDS encoding TIGR03862 family flavoprotein, with translation MNVSEPVATDEVLSCDVAVVGAGPAGLMVAEQLAQSGLSVHVFEAKASPARKFLMAGKGGLNLTHSEDFAHFVTRYGARSAQLEPLLRHWGSDALREWVKGLGFDTFVGTSGRVFPADMKAAPLLRGWLARIKAQGVVFHMRHRWLGWGDDSLPVFQREQSQLKVQCRVLVLATGGGSWARLGSDGAWFPWLQQRGVDMAALQPSNCGFDVGWADGREAGWSAVFSQRFAGQPFKSVVLRHADESGTVFERQGEFVATETGVEGSLIYAVSALLRERIAKAGSAQFELDLLPQWSAERVEQEVLRPRGSRSLSSHLKGRLGLDGIKAGLLYEVLGKDGMADLPRLARTIKAVPVTVTAPRPMDEAISTAGGVRFEALDANGMCTALPGVFCAGEMLDWEAPTGGYLLTACLSSGVHAAQGVHRYLRG
- the trxA gene encoding thioredoxin TrxA — protein: MASELIKHITDASFESDVLQPGTTVLVDYWAEWCGPCKMIAPILDETAESYKGKVQIAKMNVDENREIPAKFGIRGIPTLMLFKDGQLAATKVGALNKTQLSAFLDQHI
- the rho gene encoding transcription termination factor Rho; translated protein: MHLNELKALHVSEVLKQAEALEIENVGRMRKQELMFAIIKKRAKAGEQVFADGVLEILPDGFGFLRSPDTSYTASTDDIYISPSQVRRFNLHTGDMIEGEVRIPKDGERYFALTKLDKVNGNPPEQNKHKVLFENLTPLFPKQQMRLERDIKGEENITGRIIDIIAPIGRGQRALIVAPPKSGKTMMMQSIAHAITANYPDVHLMVLLVDERPEEVTEMQRSVKGEIIASTFDEPATRHVHVAEMVIERAKRLVELGKDVVILLDSITRLARAYNNVVPSSGKVLSGGVDSNALQRPKRFFGAARNVEEGGSLTIIATALVDTGSRMDEVIFEEFKGTGNSELHLNRRLYEKRVFPAIELNKSGTRREELLLSPEILQKTRILRQFMYNMDEIETMELMIKNMKATKNNVEFFDMMRRGG